One Elusimicrobiota bacterium DNA segment encodes these proteins:
- a CDS encoding glycosyltransferase family 39 protein, which yields MRRLRWPLILLASVLPHLYGLFSPPLDYHYHRQVNTAAIARNYHRNGLDFFNPQIDWEGDYRGRAATEFPLYMWLTGLLWGLGGIGDVWGRILSVLFSALTAIYLYEFLKGELEEEAAFYGSLLFCFIPLEVYFGRTIQPEALALLASMAALYHWSRYLKEGAASQWITASFSAFIAISHKLPYLYILGPLAGLAWAQGGLKAFRRPSLWLAPAAALGATAFWYRFASRGVYVVPSHPGEFWQILEYGRLAYFVQFQFLSRFPELTATYGGTFLLLLGGKELIFKRKKLFFGVWLACLALYIVAGGGYTFHHEYTSLPFALVNAALMGHGLWQIKRKRAWAWLCLLALSVPVHSALRIKHWYRVGSPFLLNAGKTAREVSSPQDLFLCNERASSVYLYYLDRRGWSWDLRETGESEIGRVEDKIRKGAKFFATAKDGVFADRDGFYARWFYARFPVVHDGEGLLVFKLRD from the coding sequence ATGAGACGCCTGCGCTGGCCCCTCATCCTCCTGGCTTCCGTTCTTCCCCATCTCTACGGGCTCTTTTCTCCGCCCCTGGATTACCATTACCACCGCCAGGTCAACACCGCCGCCATCGCGCGCAACTACCACCGCAACGGGCTTGATTTCTTCAATCCGCAAATAGACTGGGAAGGCGATTACCGGGGCCGCGCCGCCACGGAGTTCCCCCTCTACATGTGGCTGACCGGCCTCTTGTGGGGCCTGGGCGGGATCGGCGACGTCTGGGGCAGGATACTGTCCGTCCTATTTTCCGCCTTGACCGCGATCTACTTATACGAATTCCTGAAAGGAGAGCTGGAAGAGGAGGCCGCTTTCTACGGGAGCCTCCTTTTCTGCTTCATCCCGCTCGAGGTCTACTTCGGCCGCACCATACAGCCAGAGGCCCTGGCCCTCCTGGCGAGCATGGCCGCCCTCTACCATTGGAGCCGCTATTTGAAGGAAGGTGCCGCCTCTCAATGGATAACCGCCTCGTTCTCCGCGTTTATCGCCATCTCCCACAAACTCCCCTACCTCTATATCCTGGGGCCGCTGGCGGGCCTGGCTTGGGCTCAAGGAGGGCTCAAGGCCTTCCGGCGGCCGAGCCTGTGGCTGGCCCCGGCCGCGGCGTTGGGCGCCACCGCGTTTTGGTACCGCTTCGCCAGCCGCGGCGTGTACGTGGTTCCCTCCCATCCCGGAGAATTTTGGCAAATCCTGGAATACGGGAGGCTCGCCTACTTCGTGCAGTTTCAATTCCTCTCGCGCTTCCCCGAGCTCACCGCGACCTACGGCGGGACCTTCCTCCTGTTGTTGGGAGGAAAGGAGTTGATTTTTAAGAGAAAGAAACTCTTCTTTGGAGTCTGGCTTGCCTGCCTGGCGCTATATATAGTCGCCGGAGGCGGCTACACCTTCCACCATGAATACACCTCGCTGCCCTTCGCCCTCGTCAACGCCGCGCTGATGGGCCATGGTCTCTGGCAGATCAAGCGAAAGCGGGCGTGGGCCTGGCTTTGCCTTCTCGCCCTCTCGGTCCCGGTCCACTCGGCCCTGCGCATCAAGCACTGGTACCGCGTGGGGTCTCCCTTCCTTCTGAACGCCGGGAAGACCGCCCGGGAAGTAAGCTCCCCCCAAGACTTATTCCTCTGCAATGAGAGGGCGTCCTCGGTTTATCTCTACTACCTAGACCGCAGGGGCTGGTCCTGGGACTTGCGCGAAACCGGCGAGTCGGAGATAGGCCGCGTCGAGGACAAGATCCGCAAGGGCGCCAAGTTCTTCGCCACGGCCAAGGACGGGGTTTTCGCGGACCGGGACGGGTTCTACGCGCGCTGGTTCTACGCGCGCTTCCCCGTCGTCCACGATGGAGAGGGTCTGCTGGTCTTCAAGCTACGGGATTGA